In Spirochaeta cellobiosiphila DSM 17781, the sequence TGGTTTCACTGAACCACCATATTGGATGATAATAGCATCTGCGGCAGATCCTGAATAGAGGTCAGCTATAACTTTTCTTATATATTTATGAACAGCATCAGCATCATCCGGAGTAGCAGTTTTACCAGTTCCAATGGCCCATACAGGTTCATAAGCGATAGTTACCTTAGCCAAATCAGCTTCGCTAACCCCTTTTAAGCCTTCCTTAACCTGAGTTAGGATTACTTCTTCCAATTTGCCAGCTTCTCTTTCTTCAAGAGTTTCACCGACACAAAGGATGGGTAACAAACCTTTCTCAATAGCAAACTTAACCTTAGTATTGATCAAGCTATCAGTTTCACCATATATAGCTCTTCGTTCAGAGTGACCAAGAATAACATACTGAACGCCGATATCCAAAAGCATATCCGCAGATACTTCACCAGTATGAGCACCTGATTCAACAGACGCCATATTCTGAGCACCAAGCAATACATTGCTTCCTTTAACAACTTCAGCAACTCCTGGAAGGGCTACAAAAGTAGGAGCTACTAATGCTTTTGCATTAGCTCCCTTTAAAGCCTCAACAAGCTCCTTCGCGAAAGCTACAGCTTCGGAAGGAGTTTTATTCATTTTCCAGTTACCAGCCATGAAAGCAGTTCTCATGGTAGACTCCTTAATTATTTTTCTAGTGCCACAATACCAGGAAGAGATTTACCTTCTAAGTATTCCAAAGAAGCACCTCCACCAGTTGATACGTGATCGATCTTTGATGCCAAACCAAATTTGTTAACAGCAGCGACAGAGTCTCCTCCCCCTACTACAGTAACACCTTTACATTCAGCAACATATTCTGCCACAGCTAAAGTACCCTTAGCGAAGTTGTCGAATTCGAATACTCCCATAGGACCATTCCAAACAACACCTTTAGCGTTAAGAACTTTACCTTTGATAGCAGCTAAAGTTTTTGGACCAATATCCATAGCAAGCTTATCAGCAGGAACATTAACATCATCAATAACTTCCGCTTTAGCAGTTTCGCTGAACTCAGCAGCTACGACATGGTCAAGGGGTAATATAATTTCAACACCTGCTTTTTCAGCACTTGCCAGAAGAGCTTTTGCAGTGTCTAGATAATCTTCTTCAACTAAGGACTTACCAACTTCAAAACCTTTTACTTTTAAGAAGGTATAAGCCATACCACCACCAATTACCATGGTAGTACATTTAGGCAACAGACTTTCTAAAACGCTGATTTTAGATGATACCTTAGCGCCACCTACAATGGCTACAAAAGGCTTGTCTTCATTCTTA encodes:
- a CDS encoding phosphoglycerate kinase — its product is MAVRTVKDLDLKGKSVLVRCDFNVPLKEGVITDDTRIKAALPTLEYILSQPDTKLIVMSHLGRPKGEKKPELSLAPVAKRLGELLKKEVKIASDVIGPEVKKEAEALKAGEILLLENVRYYNEETKNDPEFAKELASLASVYINDAFGTAHRAHASTEGVTKYVAQTAAGFLMEKEDNFLGGVLKNEDKPFVAIVGGAKVSSKISVLESLLPKCTTMVIGGGMAYTFLKVKGFEVGKSLVEEDYLDTAKALLASAEKAGVEIILPLDHVVAAEFSETAKAEVIDDVNVPADKLAMDIGPKTLAAIKGKVLNAKGVVWNGPMGVFEFDNFAKGTLAVAEYVAECKGVTVVGGGDSVAAVNKFGLASKIDHVSTGGGASLEYLEGKSLPGIVALEK
- the tpiA gene encoding triose-phosphate isomerase, which translates into the protein MRTAFMAGNWKMNKTPSEAVAFAKELVEALKGANAKALVAPTFVALPGVAEVVKGSNVLLGAQNMASVESGAHTGEVSADMLLDIGVQYVILGHSERRAIYGETDSLINTKVKFAIEKGLLPILCVGETLEEREAGKLEEVILTQVKEGLKGVSEADLAKVTIAYEPVWAIGTGKTATPDDADAVHKYIRKVIADLYSGSAADAIIIQYGGSVKPDNVKELMAMENIDGALVGGASLKTDSFKSIVFFDK